TGCTGGCTGCGGGGTTTGTGGGCCTGCTCACCGGGAGTTACGCGACGGTTTTCGCCGGGACACCGGTCGGGTTCGCCGTCTACCTCGCCGTCGGTATCGGCAACGTACTCGGTGCGATCGTCCGAGCGTTTCGATCCGGCTACCGCGCCGGTGCCTGACTCGAGCGGCGATCACGAGGTACGAGGGTCCGTCCACACCGGCGACGGGATCGGCGGAATTCGAGTCCGTTTTCCGATCGGCCACGAACCGCTCGGCATGGAAGAGATCATCCACGCTCGCGGGCACGAGAACGTCTCCGCCGAGCACGCGAGCACGTTCGAGGTAACGACCGACGACTATCTCACCCCTGCGGGCGACTGTATTCTCGCGATCGAAGCCGACCGCGCCCCCGCGGATTTCGACCCCGATTTCATTGCGGCCTGTCAGGACCGCGAGGCCACGATTACGTTCGAAATCGAAGCCGACGGCCACCGCGACTCCGTCGTCGGTCGGGGCGACCCCGACCTCGAGTTCACCAACGAGCGCAGCGCGGTCGGCCGGACGAGCGAGTACGTCGACGATCGGACGATCATGAACGGGGCCGCGTTCGCCGCCGAGGGCTTCGACCGCGAACTGGTCGAGGCGCTGGCCGACGGGGCCGAGGCGACGGTGACCATCACCGTCGAGTAGTCGGGCGATCTCGACAGCTCGTCGTCTCAGCTGTTTGTCCAGTGGCCGAAACAATAAATGGGGGATGTCGTCAATCGGAGAGTATGTCACAACGGGTCGTCTGCCCTCACTGCTCCGAGAAGACGTTCGTCGATATCAATCGAAAGGTACAGCGAACGAAAACGGAGGTGGGCACCCTGAACGACGGATACGATCGATCGGGCACCTGCTCGAAGTGCGGTGAGAAGTTCGCCTGTAAGGTCGCCGATCCGTCCCGACAGCGGCGATAATCTCGTTTGGGCTCTTCTCATAACCTCGAATCGACTCAGCACCTGTTCTGCGTGCTCCCTCGAGCAGGGAAACGGAGCCGTCCTCCTCGGTTGTACAGAATGAATCCGGTATCCACACGTGCGTCCGGGCCGTACCTGCGCGCATGACCGACGAGGAACCCGCCGTCAACATCAGCGGCGGCACCGCGGGCGGCGGCATCACCGCCGAGTTCGATCCCGCGACCGCCGACACGCGCGCGGAGGAGATCGTCGATCGACTCGGGGAACTGTACTGGCAGAAAACCTACGGCGGGCGGGATGCCTTCACTTGCCTCGTACGGACGATTCTGAGCCAGAACACGAGCGACAAGGCGAGCCAGCCGGCTCACGACGCGCTGATCGAGCGCTACGACGGCGAAGGAATTGATCTCGCGGAGTCGCTCGCGGGCGCCGAACAGTCGATCCTCGCCGAGACGATCCAGCCCGCCGGCCTCTACAACCAGAAGTCCGAAATCATCATCGACACGGCCGAGTGGGTCCTCGAGGCGTTCGGCTCTGCGGCCGCCTTCGACGAGTTCGTCAAGGACGAAGATCCCGCCGAGGTGCGCGAGACGCTGCTCGAGGTCCGCGGCGTCGGTCCCAAAACCGCCGACTGCGTGCTCCTGTTCGCGGGCGGCCGCGGCGGCGTCTTCCCCGTCGATACGCACGTTCACCGGATCTACCGCCGGCTGGGCATCGCGCCGGCCGACGCCGACCACGAGGCGGTCCGGGCCGTTCTCGAGCGCGAGGTGCCCGCCGAGAAGTGCGGCTTCGGCCACACGGCGTCGATCCAGTTCGGCCGCGAGTACTGCTCGGCGCGCAAGCCGGCCTGCCTCGAGGATCCGGAGGCGTGTCCCATGGCCGATCTCTGCGAGCAGGTTGGCGTCTACCCCGAGACGGGCGAGGTCGTCGATCCGGCCGAGGCGCCCGAAGCGGAGACGAGGGGCTGAACGGCGCGTCCGCGTGCGGTGGGGTCCGTCGGCATCACGCTGACTCCGTATCTGACTCGGGTCCAACGTACCGCATCGGAACGAGGTTCTCCTCGCCGCCGTCCGGCAGTTCGGCGATCATCTCGTGGCGCTCGAATCCGCAGTCCTCGTAGAAGGGGACCAAGCCTTCGCGACAGTCCAGCGTCAGCACCTCGAGGTCAGCGAGATCGGGGTGCGAGACGATCGCCTCGAGCAAGTCCCGGCCGAGTCCGTCGCCGCGTCGAGGTTCGGCGACGATAACGTTCACGAGAGCAAAGCTCTCGTGCAGCCCATCAGACGCGCAAAGCGCTTCTGAGGACGTCGTAGATCTTCCCGTAGTAGACGAAGTCCGTGAGGACGCGGCCGGCGGCCACGAGCTTGCCCGTCCGCTCGTCGCGGAGACCGACGACCGCGTCGGTGTTTTCGATCGCCGTGCGAACGTCCTCGAGAGTGCGGTCGTCCTACCACGCGTAGTTCCGGTAGCGCTCGTGGAGGTCGCCGAAGTTCGACTCGGTGAGTTCGTAGACCGTTTCGTACGACATGCCCAAAAGGTAGAAATTTGATGCCACTAATACGTTGTTCTGACTCGATCGAGCGGGCAGCGGCCGCGCGCCTCGTCTCGACATGTAGCCCTCGGCGGAAAGTGACGCCCTCCAACCACGAACGCGACTCACTCGGACGACGGTTCAAACCGAATTGAGCCCGTTAAGAAGCGTTGCCTCGCTGACGTAGGGGTACCGTCCCGCCGATACAGATCGACGGAGACGGTGAAACCATCCCGTCACTGTGCGAACAGAAACCACGACGACTTTTTCCCTTCTGCGGGCCTCTGTTCGCCGTATGATTCCCGCTCGGATGCTTTCAATCGAGTCAGCGGCTGTAGCCAAACAGCCAGTCTGCTCCGCCATTCGTTTCAGTCTCTATCTGTGCGGATTCGAACCCGCGACGATCCGGCTCGAGAGGAGTAGCGTATGAGCAGAAACGCCTTCCGAAACGACGCAGCGAGTGAATCAGGCTCCATCACGACCGCGTTCGAGGCGCTCCAGTCGAGCCCGGAGTTCCGCGGGCCGGTCGAACCCCTCGAGGACCACGAGCACGTCCACGCGAACGACCACTTCGCGCTCATCTACGAGTCCCAGGAGGAGCAGTTCGCCGCCGTCATTCCGTTTCTCCGGCAGGGACTCGAGCGCAACGAGCGGTGTCTGTACATCACCGCCGAGAACTCCCGCGAGGAGGTTCTCGAGGCGATGCGCGAACGCGGAATCGACGTCGACGCCGCCCTCGATTCGGGCCAACTCTCCGTTCACGACGAGACGGAAACCTACCTCCGAAACGAGACGTTCGACGCGGACGAGACGGTCGCGTTCATCGACGCCGCGATCGAGGACGCGACGGAGGAGTACGAGGCGCTCCGCATGGCCGGCGAGATGAGCAGCGTCTTGCAGGAAGACCCCGAGGGCGAGGAACTCGTGAAGTGCGAAGCCAAGGCGAACTATCTCTTCGACGACGCGGACGGCATCGCGCTCTGCCAGTACAATCGGAACCGATTCCCGTCGGACGTCATCCACGACGTCGTTAGCACCCATCCCCTCCTCATCCACGACGAGCGAGTCAGTTACAACGTCTACTACACGCCGCCCGGCGAGTTCTTCGGCCCCGAGAAGACCGCCCGCGAGGTCGATCGCCAGCTCGAGGCGCTTCGAGACCAGACCGACGCGAAAGTCGAACTCCAGCGGCGCGAGCGCTTCCTCCGGGAAAGCCACGAGATCACCGCCGAGCCGGAACTCGACTTCGAAACGAAGCTCGAGGAACTGCTGGATCTCGGGTGCGAGTGGATGGGTCTCGACGCGGCCGGATTGACGCATCTCCCGGCGCGGGACGACAAATTCCACAACCAGTGTACCATCGGGTACGGGGACGGGTCGGACGAGGGACGGACCGATCCCGGAGAGGGATGTTACTGCAGGCGGGCGATCGAGAGCGACGAACCGGTCGGGATGGCGGACGTCCGCGGGACAGAGTGGGAAGACGACGAGATCTATCGGGAGCACGGACTGGCCTGTTACCTCGGGACGAAGGTGACGAACGGCCCGACGCCGTACGGGACGCTCTGGGTCGGGAGCACCGAACCGCGCGACCGCGAGTTCACGGACACCGAGCGGACGTTCCTCGAGCTGATGGGGCAGTGGGTGAGCTACGAGATCGAGCGAGAACACCGGGAACGGTCGCTCGAGGCCTCGAACGAGCGCTTAGAGCAGTTCGCCTACGCGGCCTCACACGACCTGCAAGAGCCCTTGCGGATGGTCTCGAGCTACCTCCGACTGATCGACACGCAGTACGGCGACGCCTTCGACGCGGACGGCGAGGAGTTCCTCGAGTACGCCGTCGACGGCGCCGACCGCATGCGCGAGATGATCGACGGCCTGCTCGCGTACTCGCGGGTCGAAACCGGCGGCGATCCGTTCGAACCGATCGAGTTAGAGACCGTGCTCGACGACGTACTCGAGGACCT
The DNA window shown above is from Halopiger xanaduensis SH-6 and carries:
- a CDS encoding DUF371 domain-containing protein; protein product: MEEIIHARGHENVSAEHASTFEVTTDDYLTPAGDCILAIEADRAPADFDPDFIAACQDREATITFEIEADGHRDSVVGRGDPDLEFTNERSAVGRTSEYVDDRTIMNGAAFAAEGFDRELVEALADGAEATVTITVE
- a CDS encoding endonuclease III domain-containing protein, with protein sequence MTDEEPAVNISGGTAGGGITAEFDPATADTRAEEIVDRLGELYWQKTYGGRDAFTCLVRTILSQNTSDKASQPAHDALIERYDGEGIDLAESLAGAEQSILAETIQPAGLYNQKSEIIIDTAEWVLEAFGSAAAFDEFVKDEDPAEVRETLLEVRGVGPKTADCVLLFAGGRGGVFPVDTHVHRIYRRLGIAPADADHEAVRAVLEREVPAEKCGFGHTASIQFGREYCSARKPACLEDPEACPMADLCEQVGVYPETGEVVDPAEAPEAETRG
- a CDS encoding GNAT family N-acetyltransferase, which produces MNVIVAEPRRGDGLGRDLLEAIVSHPDLADLEVLTLDCREGLVPFYEDCGFERHEMIAELPDGGEENLVPMRYVGPESDTESA
- a CDS encoding MEDS domain-containing protein; translated protein: MSRNAFRNDAASESGSITTAFEALQSSPEFRGPVEPLEDHEHVHANDHFALIYESQEEQFAAVIPFLRQGLERNERCLYITAENSREEVLEAMRERGIDVDAALDSGQLSVHDETETYLRNETFDADETVAFIDAAIEDATEEYEALRMAGEMSSVLQEDPEGEELVKCEAKANYLFDDADGIALCQYNRNRFPSDVIHDVVSTHPLLIHDERVSYNVYYTPPGEFFGPEKTAREVDRQLEALRDQTDAKVELQRRERFLRESHEITAEPELDFETKLEELLDLGCEWMGLDAAGLTHLPARDDKFHNQCTIGYGDGSDEGRTDPGEGCYCRRAIESDEPVGMADVRGTEWEDDEIYREHGLACYLGTKVTNGPTPYGTLWVGSTEPRDREFTDTERTFLELMGQWVSYEIEREHRERSLEASNERLEQFAYAASHDLQEPLRMVSSYLRLIDTQYGDAFDADGEEFLEYAVDGADRMREMIDGLLAYSRVETGGDPFEPIELETVLDDVLEDLQLRIEDADAEITAGDLPRVEGDGNQLRQVLQNLLDNAITYGGRSPPRIRIDATRRKREWVLSVSDDGIGIEPENQDRIFDIFDRLHSRDEYDGTGIGLALCQRVVERHGGEMWVESEPGEGSTFFFTLPAA